The following are from one region of the Rhodopirellula sp. P2 genome:
- a CDS encoding HD family phosphohydrolase → MSGASKSGTTKGKQRAGKERIESLGIPKSKWATWWSRKDKAEWSLRVGMTLIAAITILVLCFTWKPAFSYRSGAIPARDLISRVDFQVADAIATGDLKERRRREVMTLYRNSPQRLEQLRAALKNRLFLVLGAANYEQLGKEERSALTEFYEGSETAPDGESPAERFALLKRVFSKDKDLATLEAAVDSSMLKLYKNGILQAPQHPPEKGSQRMIRVFTGDQTEEAVPVELSKVIIAEAGNQLVKELRDQFRSRFPGDEGLIAADMIGDWLRTRLPEFETLKYDDEASQKVRDQAAAAVEDVMMTFYAGQTKLADAGKPLTGRELGLLRSEWSKLVESMRWVDRVARVAAYAGMIAALYLLCGSYIWFVDDRSLLLDRNKLAKLLALMVITIVLAYHASRDAWRAELVPLVLASITAAVIYGRELAILLMASVCLSVILLLGADIPNLVAVTAACTTCTLLTGRIRSRTYLVTVGLISATITMFTVVGVGIVTGQTLSSGAPGGNLEGMLSGGSLNHVVNGLIGEAGWAGVCILFSSLAMTGLLPLVEKAFGVQTDLSLLELGDASHPLLRRLAQRAPGTYNHSINVASIAEAAADAIGANGLLVRVGAYFHDIGKMFKPEYFIENQSAGINQHDSLQPAMSTLVIIAHVKDGADLARNHHLPEPIIDFILQHHGTTLVEYFYREAAKRSEEDPNREAVSDKDFRYPGPKPQTLEAAVLMLSDTVESASRTLVDPTPARIQGLVDAIAQKKVADGQFDDCGITFAQLHRVRQSLVKSLTAIYHARVKYPGQQSA, encoded by the coding sequence ATGAGCGGAGCGAGCAAAAGCGGGACGACCAAAGGCAAACAACGTGCGGGCAAGGAACGCATTGAGTCGCTCGGGATCCCGAAGTCCAAATGGGCGACCTGGTGGTCTCGAAAAGACAAGGCGGAATGGTCGCTCCGTGTCGGAATGACGCTGATCGCGGCGATCACAATCCTGGTTTTATGCTTCACCTGGAAACCCGCTTTCAGTTACCGCAGCGGTGCCATCCCCGCTCGCGATTTGATCTCCCGCGTTGACTTTCAAGTGGCGGACGCGATTGCAACCGGTGATTTGAAGGAACGCCGGCGCCGCGAAGTGATGACGCTGTACCGCAATTCGCCTCAGCGACTGGAACAATTGCGAGCCGCGCTCAAGAACCGACTGTTTCTGGTCCTGGGTGCCGCCAACTACGAGCAACTTGGCAAAGAAGAACGATCCGCGTTGACGGAATTCTACGAAGGCAGCGAGACCGCCCCCGATGGTGAATCGCCGGCCGAGCGTTTTGCTTTGCTCAAGCGAGTCTTCAGCAAGGACAAGGACCTGGCAACGCTGGAAGCCGCCGTCGATTCGTCAATGCTGAAGCTCTACAAGAACGGCATCTTGCAGGCCCCGCAGCACCCGCCCGAAAAAGGGTCGCAGCGGATGATCCGTGTCTTCACCGGCGATCAAACCGAAGAAGCGGTCCCCGTCGAACTGTCCAAGGTCATCATCGCGGAAGCCGGCAACCAACTCGTCAAAGAACTGCGTGACCAATTTCGTTCCAGATTCCCCGGTGACGAAGGCTTGATCGCCGCCGACATGATTGGCGATTGGCTGCGGACGCGACTGCCCGAATTTGAGACGCTGAAATACGACGACGAAGCCAGCCAGAAGGTTCGCGACCAAGCCGCCGCCGCGGTCGAAGACGTGATGATGACCTTCTACGCTGGCCAAACCAAACTGGCCGATGCAGGGAAACCGCTGACAGGCCGCGAATTGGGACTGCTCCGCAGCGAGTGGTCCAAATTGGTTGAGTCCATGCGTTGGGTTGATCGAGTCGCTCGAGTTGCCGCCTACGCCGGGATGATCGCCGCACTTTACTTGCTGTGTGGTTCCTACATTTGGTTTGTTGACGACCGATCCCTGCTGCTGGATCGCAACAAACTTGCCAAACTGCTCGCGTTGATGGTGATCACCATCGTGTTGGCCTACCACGCCTCACGCGATGCCTGGCGAGCCGAACTGGTTCCGCTGGTGCTGGCATCGATCACGGCCGCCGTGATCTACGGTCGCGAATTGGCAATTCTACTGATGGCTTCGGTTTGCTTGTCGGTGATTCTGTTGCTCGGTGCGGACATTCCGAACTTGGTTGCCGTGACAGCCGCCTGCACCACCTGCACCTTGTTGACCGGTCGCATTCGCTCTCGCACTTACCTGGTCACAGTGGGCCTGATCTCCGCCACGATCACCATGTTCACTGTCGTTGGCGTCGGGATCGTCACCGGACAAACACTTTCCTCCGGCGCACCGGGTGGCAACCTGGAAGGCATGCTCAGTGGCGGATCGCTCAATCATGTCGTCAATGGCCTGATCGGCGAAGCGGGTTGGGCAGGCGTCTGCATCTTGTTCTCGTCTCTGGCGATGACGGGTTTGTTGCCATTGGTTGAAAAAGCATTCGGCGTTCAAACCGACCTCAGCCTGTTGGAACTGGGCGATGCGTCGCACCCGCTGCTGCGTCGCTTGGCACAACGAGCCCCGGGGACATACAACCACTCCATCAACGTGGCATCGATCGCGGAAGCCGCCGCCGATGCAATTGGTGCCAATGGCTTGCTCGTTCGCGTGGGAGCTTACTTCCACGACATCGGCAAGATGTTCAAACCGGAATACTTCATCGAGAATCAATCGGCGGGAATCAACCAGCACGATTCCCTGCAACCAGCCATGAGCACGCTGGTCATCATCGCGCACGTCAAAGACGGCGCGGATCTGGCTCGCAATCACCACCTGCCTGAACCGATCATCGATTTCATCCTGCAGCACCACGGCACGACGCTGGTCGAATACTTCTACCGCGAAGCCGCCAAACGCAGCGAAGAAGATCCCAATCGTGAAGCGGTCAGCGACAAAGACTTCCGCTACCCAGGCCCCAAACCGCAAACACTTGAGGCCGCCGTGTTGATGCTGTCGGACACCGTCGAGAGCGCTTCGCGGACGCTGGTCGACCCAACCCCCGCTCGGATTCAAGGCTTGGTGGACGCGATCGCCCAAAAGAAGGTCGCGGACGGTCAGTTCGATGACTGCGGCATCACGTTTGCCCAGTTGCATCGTGTGCGACAAAGCCTCGTGAAATCGTTGACTGCGATTTATCACGCACGCGTGAAGTATCCAGGACAACAATCGGCGTGA